One window of the Tachyglossus aculeatus isolate mTacAcu1 chromosome 12, mTacAcu1.pri, whole genome shotgun sequence genome contains the following:
- the SAP30 gene encoding histone deacetylase complex subunit SAP30: MRERAGARTQRQERLLLVGGGVVVVSAPGPGPGQLCCLREDGERCGRAAGNASFSKRIQKSISQKKVKIDLDKTARHLYICDFHKNLIQSVRNRRKRKGSDDDGGDSPVQDIDTPEVDLYQLQVNTLRRYKRHFKLQTRPGLNKAQLVEIIGCHFRSIPVNEKDTLTYFIYSVKNDKNKPDLKLESGVH, encoded by the exons ATGCGCGAGCGCGCGGGGGCGCGCACGCAGCGTCAGGAGCGGCTGCTTCtggtc ggaggcggtgTGGTGGTGGTGTCCGCcccaggccccggccccggccagcTGTGCTGCCTCCGGGAGGACGGCGAGCGCTGCGGCCGCGCCGCGGGCAACGCCAGCTTCAGCAAGAGGATCCAGAAGAGCATCTCGCAGAAGAAGGTCAAGATCGACCTGGACAAGACC GCAAGGCATCTTTATATCTGTGATTTTCACAAAAACTTAATTCAGAGTGTGCGGAAccgaagaaagaggaaagggagcgatgATGACGGAGGTGATTCGCCTGTGCAGGATATTGATACTCCAGAG GTTGATTTATATCAGTTACAAGTAAACACTCTTAGGCGGTACAAAAGACACTTCAAGTTACAGACCAGACCAGGACTTAACAAAGCACAGCTTGTTGAG ATAATTGGTTGCCACTTTAGGTCAATTCCGGTGAATGAAAAGGACACCCTAACGTATTTCATCTACTCTGTGAAGAATGACAAGAATAAGCCGGATCTAAAGCTTGAGAGTGGCGTTCATTAG
- the SCRG1 gene encoding scrapie-responsive protein 1, producing the protein METKILMTALLLGSLCGAEALPSARLSCYRKMLAGHNCHSVPAGTSSLRRVDGGNLQDHFWEGKGCEMICYCNFSELLCCPKDIFFGPKISFVIPCNVQ; encoded by the exons ATGGAGACGAAGATCCTGATGACGGCCCTCCTGCTGGGCTCGCTCTGTGGGGCCGAGGCTCTGCCGTCCGCTCGCCTGTCTTGCTACAGGAAGATGCTGGCAGGCCACAACTGCCACAGTGTCCCCGCGGGCACATCCAGTCTCCGGCGGGTAGACGGTGGAAACCTGCAGGATCACTTCTGGGAAGGCAAGGGCTGTGAGATGATCTGCTACTGTAATTTCAGCGagttactctgctgcccaaa GGACATCTTCTTTGGGCCAAAGATCTCTTTTGTGATCCCTTGTAATGTTCAGTGA